The following are encoded in a window of Roseimaritima ulvae genomic DNA:
- a CDS encoding DUF1579 domain-containing protein, translating to MNLRRLIPTAVVLFACCGGLSAQELPKMPQPSEQHQWLQQFVGKWDCQSEATMGPGQPPLSCKGTMTTHSLGGFWVLNEIKNEVGGVKVTGVQTIGYDSKKKKYVGTWVDSMTDHIWQYEGSVDEAGKKLTLYADGPNVMDGGKQAHYRDSYEFKSPDHILATSEMQGEDGKWMTFMTGNYRRQK from the coding sequence ATGAATCTCCGTCGCTTGATTCCCACCGCTGTTGTGTTGTTTGCTTGCTGTGGCGGGCTGTCCGCGCAAGAACTTCCGAAAATGCCTCAGCCCAGCGAGCAACATCAGTGGTTGCAGCAGTTTGTCGGGAAGTGGGACTGCCAGTCGGAAGCGACCATGGGGCCGGGCCAACCACCGTTGTCCTGTAAAGGCACGATGACCACTCACAGCTTGGGTGGCTTCTGGGTCCTCAATGAAATCAAAAATGAAGTCGGCGGCGTCAAGGTGACCGGTGTCCAGACCATCGGCTACGACTCCAAAAAGAAAAAGTATGTGGGGACTTGGGTCGATTCGATGACCGATCACATCTGGCAGTATGAAGGCAGCGTCGACGAGGCGGGCAAGAAGTTGACGCTATACGCCGATGGTCCGAACGTGATGGACGGTGGTAAACAGGCACACTACCGTGACAGCTATGAGTTCAAATCGCCCGACCACATCCTCGCCACCTCGGAGATGCAGGGCGAGGACGGGAAATGGATGACGTTTATGACCGGAAATTATCGTCGTCAGAAATAG
- a CDS encoding DUF6691 family protein, producing the protein MATLTEPTAESQTPEPQPSDTPPVEAAAAKQLVLGLVFGLVFGILLQKGGVAKFHVLIGQLMLTDYTVVKVMLSAVIVGAVGIHLMHRMGLVELHIKPTRYASNIIGGLLFGVGFALSAYCPGTGAAALGQGNYDALAMMTGMVAGSYVFAEMSGWIGRRIDPVGDRGKLTLYELLPVNRTLIALGFAVALAVVLLAIEWLAVR; encoded by the coding sequence ATGGCAACTCTGACCGAACCGACCGCCGAGTCGCAGACGCCCGAACCGCAACCATCCGACACACCGCCCGTGGAAGCCGCGGCGGCCAAACAACTCGTGTTGGGCTTGGTGTTCGGCCTGGTGTTTGGAATCCTGCTGCAGAAAGGCGGCGTGGCTAAGTTCCACGTGCTGATCGGTCAGTTAATGCTGACGGATTATACGGTCGTGAAAGTTATGTTGTCGGCCGTCATCGTGGGCGCGGTGGGCATCCATTTGATGCATCGCATGGGCTTGGTCGAACTGCACATCAAACCCACTCGGTACGCTTCCAACATCATCGGAGGTTTGCTGTTTGGCGTGGGCTTTGCGCTCTCGGCCTACTGTCCCGGGACCGGTGCTGCGGCACTCGGGCAGGGCAATTACGACGCACTGGCGATGATGACGGGGATGGTTGCCGGGTCTTACGTGTTCGCGGAGATGTCGGGCTGGATCGGCCGCCGCATCGATCCGGTCGGTGACCGCGGCAAGCTGACTTTGTACGAGTTGCTGCCAGTTAACCGCACACTGATTGCGTTGGGATTTGCTGTGGCGTTGGCCGTCGTTCTGCTGGCCATTGAATGGCTTGCGGTCCGCTGA
- a CDS encoding YeeE/YedE thiosulfate transporter family protein: MTAFFDLSVSLAEVDPLQYPGPAWSPYVVGALIGVLSMLTFYFSNKPLGASTAYARVAGMIGGLLAPRHTRSLKYFQDKPPKVGWELMLVVAVVVGSFLAAWTGGEWTGRWLPEMWQDRFGADSHWLRGGVVFAGGLLMAFGARMAGGCTSGHGISGTLQLAVGSWVSAICFFLGGIVTALLMYGL, from the coding sequence ATGACTGCGTTTTTTGATCTGTCGGTATCGTTAGCCGAAGTGGATCCGTTGCAATATCCCGGACCCGCTTGGTCGCCCTATGTCGTGGGCGCATTGATTGGCGTGCTGTCGATGCTGACCTTCTACTTTTCCAACAAACCGCTCGGAGCCTCAACGGCGTATGCGCGAGTGGCCGGGATGATCGGCGGCTTGCTGGCTCCCCGGCACACCCGCTCGCTGAAATACTTTCAAGACAAGCCGCCGAAGGTTGGTTGGGAGTTGATGTTGGTCGTGGCGGTTGTCGTGGGTTCCTTCTTGGCGGCCTGGACCGGCGGGGAGTGGACCGGGCGCTGGCTGCCCGAGATGTGGCAAGACCGCTTTGGTGCGGACAGTCATTGGCTGCGCGGCGGCGTGGTATTTGCCGGCGGCCTGTTGATGGCCTTCGGGGCCCGGATGGCGGGCGGCTGTACCAGTGGGCATGGCATCAGCGGGACACTGCAACTAGCCGTTGGGTCGTGGGTGTCGGCGATCTGTTTCTTCCTCGGTGGCATCGTCACGGCGCTGCTGATGTACGGCCTGTAA
- a CDS encoding MBL fold metallo-hydrolase, with product MFVLEPILTDGIAQLSYLVADTATGQAAVIDPRTDVEIYEQLARKHGVAITHIFETHIHADFVSGSRSLAARVGTAEIYLSGVQATYEFDGRGVEDGQEFDFGAFKLTARHTPGHTPEHLSFLLCEASQPDDPWAVFTGDSLFVGSAGRPDLLGEGQTEELAKALYETLYDFYLKLEDYVTVYPGHGAGSACGADIGDRMNSTIGYERRTNKFLSFPNYDAFKQFVVEEAPPVPWHYPRLKKVNAAGPDVMDRLPTIPALPPKEFRKVSRESGVTVIDTRSILAFGGGHVAGAINVADRPEMSAWVGQMFDLDERLLLVIDDGRDVEQVQRWIVRSGHNRFAGYLAGGMKAWETAGLPLEHLRQLSVHELREQQGNGSGLTVLDVRSPEEWESGHVPGAEHCFVGDMRSRITGMEKDRCFATYCASGYRASIAASLMKSRGFENVSSVPGSWSAWTAAGYPSES from the coding sequence ATGTTTGTACTGGAACCCATCTTAACCGACGGAATCGCACAGCTTTCCTATTTGGTGGCGGACACCGCAACCGGCCAAGCGGCGGTGATCGACCCGCGCACCGATGTGGAGATCTATGAGCAATTGGCTCGCAAGCACGGCGTTGCGATCACGCATATCTTTGAGACCCACATACACGCTGACTTTGTTTCCGGAAGTCGATCGTTGGCGGCGCGCGTCGGCACCGCGGAGATTTACCTGAGCGGCGTGCAGGCGACCTATGAGTTCGATGGTCGGGGGGTGGAAGACGGCCAGGAGTTTGATTTCGGTGCCTTCAAATTGACCGCTCGTCACACGCCGGGGCATACCCCCGAACACCTTTCGTTCTTGCTCTGCGAAGCCAGCCAGCCCGACGATCCGTGGGCGGTATTCACCGGCGACTCCTTGTTCGTCGGTTCGGCGGGCCGCCCTGACTTGTTGGGCGAAGGCCAGACGGAGGAACTGGCTAAGGCGTTGTACGAAACGCTTTACGATTTCTACCTCAAGCTGGAAGACTACGTCACGGTTTATCCCGGCCACGGTGCTGGTTCCGCTTGCGGAGCGGACATTGGCGATCGGATGAACAGCACGATCGGCTATGAACGTCGCACCAATAAGTTTCTTTCCTTCCCCAATTATGACGCCTTTAAGCAGTTTGTCGTCGAGGAGGCACCGCCGGTGCCTTGGCATTATCCACGACTGAAGAAAGTCAACGCGGCGGGGCCCGACGTGATGGATCGGTTGCCCACGATTCCCGCTTTGCCGCCGAAAGAGTTTCGCAAAGTTTCCCGTGAATCCGGAGTAACGGTCATCGATACCCGGTCGATTCTGGCTTTCGGTGGCGGACACGTCGCGGGGGCCATCAATGTCGCGGACCGGCCGGAGATGTCGGCGTGGGTCGGACAGATGTTCGATCTGGACGAACGACTGTTGCTGGTCATCGATGACGGTCGCGATGTGGAACAGGTCCAACGCTGGATTGTCCGCAGCGGCCACAATCGGTTTGCCGGTTATCTGGCCGGTGGAATGAAAGCTTGGGAGACGGCAGGGCTGCCGCTGGAACACCTGCGGCAATTGAGCGTGCACGAGTTGCGTGAACAGCAGGGCAACGGTTCCGGATTAACCGTGTTGGACGTCCGCTCGCCCGAGGAATGGGAATCCGGACACGTTCCCGGCGCCGAACATTGCTTCGTCGGAGACATGCGAAGTCGCATCACTGGAATGGAAAAAGATCGCTGCTTTGCGACCTACTGTGCGAGTGGTTATCGAGCCAGCATCGCCGCCAGTTTGATGAAGTCTCGCGGCTTTGAAAACGTCTCCAGCGTTCCTGGAAGCTGGAGCGCGTGGACGGCTGCGGGCTATCCAAGCGAATCATAA
- the uvsE gene encoding UV DNA damage repair endonuclease UvsE — MNTAAATPSSIRLGLCCIFRDQPIKFRQTTVKANSAMERSAALARLSELCLTNAAALQDALRYCADHGIGCFRINSQILPLKTHAECGYAIDDLPDGKQIVRAFKACGKFAAAHNIRTCFHPDQFVVLNSPRGDVVDRSIDELEYQSEVAQWINADVVNIHGGGAYGDKAAALDRFADTLNRLSNRARSRLTIENDDVTYTPADLLPLCQRENIPLVYDVHHHRCHGDDLSIDEATEQAIATWDREPLFHISSPLDGWQGDKPRRHHDYINIADFPDAWRNRTLTVEVEAKAKELAVLKLKQQLSERWFVYILRCGDDSLYTGIAKDVQRRVAEHNAGKGARYTRSRLPVEVQYQECQLTQSAALKRELAIKAMSKTAKQRLIKSG; from the coding sequence ATGAACACTGCTGCCGCTACGCCCTCTTCGATTCGCCTTGGTTTGTGCTGCATCTTTCGAGATCAGCCGATCAAGTTTCGCCAGACGACCGTCAAGGCCAACAGTGCGATGGAGCGGAGCGCGGCGTTGGCGCGATTGTCCGAATTGTGTCTGACCAACGCGGCAGCACTTCAAGACGCGCTGCGGTACTGCGCCGACCACGGCATCGGTTGCTTCCGAATCAATAGCCAAATCCTGCCGCTGAAGACGCATGCCGAATGCGGCTATGCGATCGATGACTTGCCGGACGGCAAACAGATCGTGCGGGCTTTTAAAGCCTGCGGAAAGTTCGCTGCCGCCCATAACATCCGCACCTGTTTCCATCCCGATCAATTTGTCGTGCTGAATTCCCCGCGCGGCGACGTCGTCGATCGTTCGATCGACGAACTGGAGTACCAAAGCGAAGTCGCTCAGTGGATCAACGCCGACGTGGTTAACATCCACGGTGGAGGCGCGTACGGCGATAAAGCGGCGGCACTGGATCGCTTTGCAGATACGCTGAACCGCCTGTCGAACCGGGCCCGCAGTCGGCTGACCATCGAAAACGATGACGTCACCTACACGCCAGCGGACCTGCTGCCACTGTGCCAACGCGAGAACATTCCTCTGGTCTATGACGTCCATCATCACCGCTGCCATGGCGACGACCTGTCCATCGACGAAGCAACCGAACAAGCCATCGCGACCTGGGATCGTGAGCCGCTGTTTCACATTTCCAGTCCGCTGGATGGTTGGCAAGGCGATAAACCGCGGCGGCACCACGACTATATCAACATCGCCGACTTCCCTGATGCCTGGCGGAATCGCACGCTGACGGTGGAAGTGGAAGCCAAAGCCAAAGAGCTGGCGGTGCTGAAATTGAAACAGCAGTTAAGCGAACGCTGGTTTGTGTATATCCTCCGCTGCGGCGACGATAGTTTGTATACCGGCATCGCCAAAGACGTGCAGCGACGAGTGGCCGAGCACAACGCCGGCAAAGGTGCCCGTTACACCCGCAGTCGGCTGCCGGTGGAGGTGCAATACCAAGAGTGCCAGCTAACGCAGAGCGCGGCATTGAAGCGGGAACTGGCCATCAAGGCAATGTCCAAAACCGCCAAGCAGCGGTTAATCAAGAGCGGCTAG
- the cyaB gene encoding class IV adenylate cyclase has product MVVVRSANATPCPQRFARNAMPATPCPQRFVRGANSDHALRGFTMYEVELKFAVAEPGKLRQRVLDLGGTAVGVVEQHCDTYYAHPCRDFKQTTEALRIRSVDGHYHITYKGPKRAGVVKTRQELEWSLGADDPDGENMSTLLVSLGFQPVATVTKHRETLELHRQGQDLKVTFDEVAGVGSYSEIEAIAEQESQIAAAREAILQFAEELGLTAPEPRSYLNLLLNCQKK; this is encoded by the coding sequence ATGGTCGTCGTTCGCTCCGCGAACGCAACGCCATGCCCGCAACGCTTTGCCCGCAACGCCATGCCCGCAACGCCATGCCCGCAACGCTTTGTTCGCGGAGCGAACAGCGACCATGCTCTTCGAGGTTTTACAATGTATGAAGTTGAATTGAAATTTGCTGTAGCCGAGCCTGGTAAGTTGCGGCAGCGGGTGCTGGACTTGGGCGGGACCGCCGTGGGGGTGGTGGAGCAGCACTGCGATACCTACTACGCCCACCCCTGTCGCGATTTCAAGCAAACCACCGAAGCGCTGCGGATTCGCAGCGTCGATGGTCATTACCACATCACCTACAAGGGGCCCAAACGCGCCGGCGTGGTAAAAACCCGGCAGGAACTGGAATGGTCGTTGGGCGCTGATGACCCCGATGGTGAAAATATGTCGACCCTGCTGGTATCGCTGGGATTCCAACCGGTGGCCACGGTCACGAAACACCGGGAAACGCTGGAGCTCCACCGCCAGGGACAGGATTTGAAGGTCACCTTTGACGAGGTCGCCGGCGTCGGCTCGTATTCCGAAATCGAAGCAATCGCCGAGCAGGAGTCGCAGATCGCCGCCGCTCGCGAGGCTATTTTGCAGTTCGCTGAGGAACTCGGATTGACCGCGCCGGAGCCGCGCAGCTATTTGAACCTGTTATTGAATTGTCAGAAAAAGTAA
- a CDS encoding TlpA family protein disulfide reductase: MPDSPLSPDAAPVPAAETPPTNKGISLFWWISGLIIAVLFIALLVVPRRPDAGPAVGKPAPRISVTSLGESTPPLDEPVVQPERVVLLHFWGTWCGPCRQEYPELVAMAQELEAAHSGFQFVSVSCEPPVGDNTLETLRESTYGFYAKIGVDVPTYCDPRGYSRAAAAEVLERPAMYYPTTILIGGDGKVAAVWEGYSRHGVEQMRETAEGMLGAAR, from the coding sequence GTGCCCGACTCGCCTCTTTCCCCCGACGCGGCCCCTGTGCCCGCCGCGGAAACGCCGCCGACGAATAAAGGTATCTCCCTGTTTTGGTGGATATCCGGTTTGATCATCGCGGTCCTGTTCATCGCACTGCTAGTTGTACCGCGCCGACCGGACGCCGGACCAGCGGTTGGCAAACCCGCTCCGCGTATCTCGGTTACTTCCTTGGGCGAATCCACGCCGCCGCTGGATGAGCCGGTGGTGCAACCCGAGCGGGTTGTGCTGCTGCATTTCTGGGGCACCTGGTGTGGCCCTTGTCGGCAGGAGTACCCCGAACTGGTGGCCATGGCCCAGGAACTGGAAGCCGCTCACTCCGGCTTCCAATTCGTGTCGGTGTCCTGCGAACCCCCGGTCGGCGACAACACCCTAGAGACGCTTCGCGAATCCACTTATGGGTTCTACGCGAAAATCGGGGTCGACGTGCCCACCTACTGTGACCCCCGCGGCTACTCCCGAGCCGCCGCGGCGGAGGTGCTGGAGCGACCGGCGATGTATTACCCGACCACAATTCTAATCGGGGGCGACGGCAAAGTTGCCGCGGTCTGGGAGGGTTACTCGCGGCATGGTGTGGAACAGATGCGGGAAACGGCGGAAGGCATGCTGGGAGCCGCACGGTAG
- the gltX gene encoding glutamate--tRNA ligase, whose amino-acid sequence MVRTRFAPSPTGYLHIGGVRTALFNWLLARQTGGQFVLRIDDTDQQRNVSEALEPILEGFRWLGMDWDEGPGVEGPHGPYFQSQRADLYKAAAAQLLADGHAYRDYSTTEELQQQRQAAEKAGEAFVYDRQWMAEDDATAAKFEAEGRSFVVRLKMPLEGECVIQDAVRGEVRVQWASEQDHVIQRGDGSCLYHLASVVDDHAMQITHVVRAEEHLPNTPRQVFIAQSLGYALPQYAHLPYVAEPGGTAKLSKRKLKKYLKNPEFAQLMKHGQAIADRAGMTVDEDTFNPVIVDFYREVGFLPDAVLNYLLLLGWSLDGETEHFDRETMTKQFSLARVNKAPASFDPQKLLAFQANWMQSLDRKRKVAMALPFLQSAGLVSDPPPCDIADTLGRIIDAAGDRIKVAGDIIDFDYLFVPAAKLRYDEKAVQKRLVKAADAASLLRLYAETLAAVEPFEAAEIETGLKQFCESQEIKIGQIIHALRVATTGQAAGFGMFETLEVLGREEVLARIEHTLAAQA is encoded by the coding sequence ATGGTTCGTACACGTTTTGCCCCCAGTCCGACCGGTTATCTGCACATCGGTGGCGTGCGGACCGCCTTGTTCAATTGGTTGTTGGCTCGTCAAACCGGCGGTCAATTTGTGTTGCGGATCGATGACACCGACCAGCAACGCAACGTTAGCGAAGCCTTGGAGCCGATTCTGGAAGGGTTCCGCTGGCTGGGGATGGACTGGGACGAAGGCCCTGGTGTGGAAGGACCCCACGGCCCGTACTTTCAGTCGCAGCGAGCCGATTTGTACAAAGCCGCCGCTGCTCAACTGTTAGCCGACGGGCATGCTTATCGCGATTACTCGACCACCGAAGAATTGCAGCAACAGCGTCAAGCCGCCGAGAAAGCCGGTGAAGCGTTTGTGTACGACCGACAGTGGATGGCCGAAGACGACGCGACGGCGGCAAAGTTCGAAGCCGAGGGACGCTCGTTCGTGGTCCGCTTGAAGATGCCGCTTGAAGGCGAATGTGTGATTCAAGATGCGGTGCGCGGCGAAGTCCGTGTGCAGTGGGCCAGCGAACAGGACCATGTGATCCAACGCGGCGATGGCAGCTGTCTGTATCACTTGGCCAGCGTCGTCGACGATCACGCCATGCAGATTACTCACGTCGTGCGTGCCGAAGAACACCTGCCGAATACTCCCCGCCAGGTCTTCATCGCGCAGTCCTTGGGTTATGCGTTGCCGCAGTACGCGCACTTGCCCTACGTCGCCGAACCGGGCGGCACGGCCAAGTTGAGTAAACGCAAGTTAAAGAAATACCTGAAGAATCCCGAATTCGCTCAGCTGATGAAGCACGGTCAAGCGATCGCGGACCGCGCCGGGATGACGGTCGACGAAGACACCTTTAATCCGGTGATCGTCGACTTCTATCGCGAAGTCGGATTTTTGCCCGATGCGGTTTTGAATTATCTGCTGCTGTTGGGTTGGTCGCTGGACGGTGAAACCGAACATTTTGACCGCGAAACGATGACCAAGCAATTTTCGCTCGCGCGGGTGAATAAAGCACCGGCCAGTTTTGATCCGCAGAAGTTGCTGGCCTTTCAAGCTAACTGGATGCAGTCGCTGGACCGCAAACGCAAGGTCGCCATGGCTTTGCCGTTCCTGCAGTCGGCCGGTTTGGTCAGCGACCCGCCGCCCTGTGACATCGCCGACACGCTGGGACGGATCATCGACGCCGCCGGAGACCGCATCAAGGTGGCCGGCGACATCATCGATTTCGATTACCTGTTTGTGCCGGCTGCCAAATTGCGGTACGACGAGAAAGCCGTTCAGAAACGTCTGGTCAAAGCCGCCGACGCCGCGTCCTTGCTGCGGCTGTACGCCGAAACGCTTGCCGCAGTCGAACCCTTTGAGGCGGCCGAAATCGAAACCGGCTTGAAGCAGTTTTGTGAGTCACAGGAGATTAAGATCGGTCAGATCATCCACGCTCTGCGAGTGGCCACGACCGGACAAGCCGCCGGGTTCGGGATGTTCGAAACCCTGGAAGTCTTAGGCCGCGAGGAAGTGCTGGCCCGCATCGAGCACACCCTGGCCGCCCAGGCATAA
- the lpxK gene encoding tetraacyldisaccharide 4'-kinase, giving the protein MAMDYRAVMSGRRRDPGAVLLRGLLWAASTLYGLAIRLRNRRYDTGRTPIHRAGVPVISVGNLTTGGTGKTPLVAYLATTLRSHGYRVSLISRGYGRGEAALNDEALELEQRLPDVPHVQDPDRVAAATVAVEELETQLILMDDGFQHRRLHRDLDIVVIDATCPYGYGHLLPRGMLREPLSSIARADVAVLSRSNYVSPAERQAIREAYQRKCKGENPQLLWVEAEHRPARLIDYRDRSEPLEQLSGKRVLAFCGIGNPEAFQRTLEDCGAEVVDLHALPDHARYDADTVGQLEQWGKSQQAGCDAAVDWMVCTQKDLVKIRAANIAGLPLRAVQIDLHVQPHEPLVQRLLEISSMGPRPV; this is encoded by the coding sequence TTGGCGATGGATTATCGAGCTGTGATGAGTGGCCGACGTCGCGACCCCGGAGCGGTTCTGCTGCGCGGTCTGTTGTGGGCCGCGTCGACGCTGTACGGGTTGGCGATCCGGCTCCGCAACCGTCGCTACGATACCGGGCGAACACCGATTCACCGCGCGGGCGTGCCGGTGATTTCGGTTGGGAACCTGACCACCGGCGGCACCGGCAAGACGCCTCTGGTGGCTTATCTGGCGACCACGCTCCGCAGCCACGGCTACCGTGTGTCGCTGATCAGCCGTGGCTACGGTCGCGGCGAAGCGGCACTCAACGACGAGGCTTTGGAGTTGGAGCAACGCCTGCCGGATGTCCCGCATGTGCAGGACCCTGATCGCGTGGCAGCGGCAACGGTGGCGGTGGAGGAACTGGAAACGCAGCTGATTTTGATGGACGATGGGTTCCAGCATCGACGTCTGCACCGCGACCTGGATATCGTGGTCATCGATGCGACCTGTCCGTACGGATACGGACACCTGCTGCCCCGCGGTATGTTGCGCGAGCCGCTCTCATCGATCGCCCGCGCGGACGTCGCCGTGCTGTCGCGCAGCAATTACGTGTCGCCCGCCGAGCGGCAGGCGATCCGCGAGGCTTATCAGCGCAAATGCAAAGGTGAAAATCCCCAGCTGTTGTGGGTCGAAGCGGAACACCGGCCCGCGCGGTTGATCGACTACCGCGATCGAAGCGAGCCGCTGGAGCAGTTGTCCGGTAAGCGAGTGTTGGCGTTTTGCGGGATCGGTAACCCCGAAGCGTTTCAGCGGACCTTGGAAGACTGCGGCGCCGAAGTCGTCGACCTGCATGCCTTGCCCGATCACGCTCGCTACGACGCCGACACCGTGGGTCAGCTGGAGCAGTGGGGCAAATCGCAGCAAGCCGGCTGCGACGCCGCGGTGGACTGGATGGTCTGCACCCAAAAAGACCTGGTCAAAATCCGAGCCGCAAACATCGCCGGACTGCCTCTGCGGGCGGTGCAGATCGACCTGCATGTGCAGCCCCACGAGCCCCTGGTCCAGCGTTTACTGGAGATCAGTAGCATGGGCCCCCGGCCCGTGTAG
- a CDS encoding acyltransferase family protein, which produces MAEPLAPQRRIVELDALRALAAINLVLFHFTHVYAVKFGYTTSLGFEWPYGAYGVEMFFILSGFVNAMSLLRRKQPGNFLLARLIRIGPIFWIAIFANMWFMSMAPLDGETVSTAQWLANLTLMPRILGYDCVDPVMWTLQIEMLFYLILTGLFVSGALKRPAVTWGVLVLTSLFICPLHDGWQTAGQSGFLAQSVGVLRRVLLLDFIPLFAIGFLLYMIKIGQGPKWRNLVGMLAAATVFHMIDHGKHNPLATALIIGLVTLSAYGKVPMLRMRFFVFISTISYALYLFHNNLGCVLIHRFDGAGVPPVAAFAIVLVFAFALATLVTTRVEQPISRFLRSRYLDARVAKAKQAVA; this is translated from the coding sequence ATGGCTGAACCTCTGGCTCCCCAACGCCGCATCGTTGAACTGGACGCCCTGCGTGCTTTGGCCGCGATCAATCTGGTGCTGTTCCATTTCACGCATGTGTATGCGGTCAAGTTTGGCTACACCACGTCGCTGGGCTTTGAGTGGCCGTATGGGGCGTATGGCGTGGAGATGTTTTTTATTCTCAGCGGCTTTGTCAACGCGATGTCGCTGCTGCGTCGCAAACAACCGGGCAACTTTTTGTTGGCTCGTTTGATTCGCATCGGTCCGATTTTTTGGATTGCGATCTTTGCCAATATGTGGTTCATGAGCATGGCACCACTCGATGGCGAAACGGTTTCGACCGCCCAGTGGCTGGCCAACTTGACCTTGATGCCGCGGATCTTGGGCTATGACTGTGTCGACCCGGTGATGTGGACGCTGCAAATCGAGATGCTGTTCTACCTGATCTTGACGGGTTTATTCGTCAGTGGCGCGCTGAAGCGGCCCGCGGTCACCTGGGGCGTACTGGTGCTGACGTCCCTGTTTATCTGTCCGTTGCATGACGGTTGGCAGACGGCCGGCCAGAGTGGCTTTCTGGCACAGTCGGTGGGCGTGCTGCGTCGCGTGTTACTGTTGGACTTCATTCCGCTGTTCGCGATCGGGTTTCTGCTGTACATGATCAAAATCGGCCAGGGGCCGAAATGGCGAAACCTGGTCGGCATGTTGGCTGCCGCCACCGTGTTCCACATGATCGATCACGGCAAGCACAATCCGCTGGCCACTGCTTTGATCATCGGCTTGGTCACGCTGTCGGCTTATGGGAAAGTCCCCATGTTGCGGATGCGGTTCTTCGTGTTTATCAGCACGATCTCTTACGCCTTGTATCTGTTTCACAACAATCTGGGCTGTGTGTTGATCCATCGGTTTGATGGTGCCGGGGTTCCGCCCGTGGCCGCCTTTGCGATTGTGTTGGTGTTTGCTTTCGCCCTGGCCACGTTGGTCACCACCCGCGTCGAGCAACCGATCTCGCGGTTCCTGCGAAGTCGCTACCTGGACGCCCGAGTCGCCAAAGCCAAGCAAGCCGTCGCGTAG